One window of Paenibacillus albicereus genomic DNA carries:
- a CDS encoding sugar phosphate nucleotidyltransferase — protein MKAILLAGGTGTRLRPLTGLMNKHMLPVYKYPMIHYAIHTLAEAGADEILLVTGRQSAGLFIDYLGSGEAFGARLTYLIQEQAGGIAQALDLAKPFIAPQEKFLMLLGDNLVEDSLKPYVDAYSAQEPGTAMVLLKEVPDPHRYGVPVFDGQGGIAAIEEKPAHPATSYSVTGIYLYDGSVFDIVAVTQPSGRGELEITDVNNAYARQGKLRYEVLPGWWTDAGTFDSLHEAAGWMKERTATAESDATAGADGDGASKSGTEEAGPPDDAQAPTATGGPAEKTDASPADDDSAPRG, from the coding sequence GTGAAAGCCATTTTGCTGGCCGGGGGGACCGGTACCCGCCTCCGTCCGCTCACCGGGCTGATGAACAAGCATATGCTGCCCGTCTACAAGTATCCGATGATCCATTACGCGATCCATACGCTGGCGGAGGCGGGCGCGGACGAAATCCTGCTCGTCACCGGACGGCAGTCCGCGGGACTGTTCATCGACTATCTCGGCAGCGGCGAGGCGTTCGGAGCGCGGCTCACCTACCTGATCCAGGAGCAGGCCGGCGGCATCGCCCAGGCGCTCGATCTGGCGAAGCCTTTCATCGCTCCTCAGGAAAAGTTCCTCATGCTGCTCGGCGACAATCTGGTGGAGGACTCGCTGAAGCCCTACGTCGACGCCTATAGCGCCCAGGAGCCGGGCACGGCGATGGTGCTGCTCAAGGAGGTGCCGGACCCGCACCGCTACGGCGTGCCGGTGTTCGACGGACAGGGCGGCATCGCCGCGATCGAGGAGAAGCCGGCCCATCCGGCGACGAGCTACAGCGTCACGGGCATCTATCTGTACGACGGCAGCGTCTTCGACATCGTCGCCGTGACGCAGCCCTCGGGACGAGGCGAGCTGGAGATCACGGACGTCAACAACGCTTATGCGAGGCAGGGCAAGCTGCGATACGAGGTGCTGCCGGGCTGGTGGACCGACGCCGGCACGTTCGACTCGCTGCACGAGGCGGCGGGCTGGATGAAGGAGCGCACGGCGACGGCCGAGTCGGATGCGACGGCCGGGGCAGATGGGGATGGCGCTTCGAAAAGCGGGACGGAAGAAGCCGGCCCGCCGGATGACGCGCAGGCGCCGACAGCGACGGGAGGACCGGCGGAGAAGACGGACGCTTCGCCCGCAGACGACGATTCTGCTCCTCGAGGCTGA
- a CDS encoding glycosyltransferase family 2 protein, whose translation MSKPQRREAVPESETLHAQGREEGYRQGLEAGRQAFGVPWPGTSIIIPTFNKRGYLEACLDSILAHTPEPYEIIVVDNGSSDGTAEMLERRAAELGFGRLRWRRMGLNAGFAAAVNRGLMMARGEKLLLLNNDTLVAPRWLDNLTACLEGVPDAGIVGPVTNFISGEQRIDVPYRTIPAMKAWAASFNEPDPGRWRETARLTGFCMLMRRGLLGEIGYFDEGYEVGNYEDDDFSLRARLAGYRLAIAGDAFIHHYGNVSIRSIGRRMEAVTVRNRRYFHAKWEGADSLPQAARPQAAEAAPGELALYPGGIAAEAADGTLWWLESGRRWRIEGEWTLPSARLAMPVLRRLPISAEPVPAELAAVRWHGLPEAPPLPDVPVDEAVPPPEAVLLPDGSVGLVEEGRLRRPLNRFVAAGWSLERRPVRRRLSSAEAEAIPAGAAIAAAPQLRQRL comes from the coding sequence ATGAGCAAGCCACAGCGCCGCGAGGCTGTCCCGGAAAGCGAAACGCTCCATGCGCAGGGCCGCGAGGAGGGCTACCGGCAAGGACTGGAGGCGGGGCGCCAGGCATTCGGCGTGCCTTGGCCCGGCACGAGCATCATCATCCCCACGTTCAACAAGCGCGGCTACCTGGAAGCCTGCCTGGACAGCATCCTCGCCCACACGCCGGAGCCGTACGAAATCATCGTCGTCGACAACGGCTCCTCCGACGGGACGGCGGAGATGCTGGAGCGCCGGGCCGCGGAGCTCGGCTTCGGGCGCCTGCGCTGGCGGCGCATGGGTCTCAACGCCGGCTTCGCCGCCGCGGTCAACCGCGGGCTCATGATGGCTCGCGGGGAAAAGCTGCTGCTGCTGAACAACGACACGCTCGTCGCGCCGCGCTGGCTCGACAACCTGACGGCGTGCCTCGAAGGCGTCCCGGATGCCGGCATCGTCGGCCCGGTGACGAACTTCATCAGCGGCGAGCAGCGGATCGATGTCCCGTACCGGACGATTCCGGCGATGAAGGCGTGGGCCGCCTCGTTCAACGAGCCGGACCCCGGCCGCTGGCGGGAGACGGCGCGGCTGACCGGCTTCTGCATGCTGATGCGGCGCGGCCTGCTGGGCGAGATCGGCTATTTCGACGAAGGCTACGAGGTCGGCAATTACGAGGACGACGACTTCAGCCTCCGCGCCCGCCTCGCCGGCTACCGGCTGGCGATCGCGGGGGACGCCTTCATCCATCACTACGGCAACGTCAGCATCCGGTCGATCGGCCGGCGGATGGAGGCGGTCACGGTGCGCAACCGGCGGTATTTCCATGCGAAATGGGAGGGCGCCGACTCCTTGCCGCAGGCCGCAAGGCCGCAGGCAGCGGAAGCCGCGCCGGGCGAGCTCGCGCTCTATCCCGGCGGCATCGCCGCCGAAGCTGCGGACGGCACGCTCTGGTGGCTGGAGAGCGGCCGCCGCTGGCGGATCGAAGGCGAGTGGACGCTGCCGTCGGCGAGGCTCGCGATGCCGGTGCTGCGCCGCCTGCCGATCTCGGCGGAGCCGGTGCCGGCCGAGCTGGCCGCTGTCCGCTGGCACGGGCTGCCGGAAGCGCCGCCGCTGCCGGACGTACCGGTCGATGAAGCCGTTCCGCCGCCGGAGGCCGTGCTGCTGCCGGATGGAAGCGTCGGCCTCGTCGAGGAAGGGCGGCTGCGCCGGCCGCTGAACCGATTCGTCGCCGCCGGCTGGTCGTTGGAGCGGAGGCCGGTCCGCCGGAGGCTGTCGTCGGCGGAGGCGGAAGCGATCCCCGCCGGCGCCGCCATCGCGGCCGCTCCGCAGCTGCGCCAGCGGCTGTAG
- a CDS encoding CgeB family protein, whose protein sequence is MASQEQLLAAGREAGRLAGEAHGRRDGACRSAAQTVAPAAYPLRPLTVLFVPQGFPAIDEGVADALRQHAQTVHVGHSSTMLAQAAELRPQLVLVMNGLHVFPPDHAEQIAAIRALGIRTAIWFADDPYFTRETARLAPLYDVVFTHELEAVPFYRASGAANAHYLPLGANPAVFHAKPVGQEYRSDVFFVGTGFWNRIRLLNEVLPALEGRKVVLAGGEWERLARYSRYKPFIRPGFMPVEETVNFYNGAKIVLNIHRTTEPGSDNHNDAGLRGASINPRTYEISACGTLQLTDIRDDLSQYYEPGRELDVFRTPAELTAKILHYLDREDERRRIAVLGMLRTMRDHAYAGRVGTLLDLAGC, encoded by the coding sequence ATGGCATCACAGGAGCAGCTGCTGGCAGCGGGGCGGGAGGCGGGACGCCTCGCGGGGGAGGCGCACGGGCGCCGGGACGGCGCTTGCCGGAGCGCCGCGCAGACGGTCGCTCCCGCTGCGTACCCGCTGCGGCCGCTGACCGTCCTCTTCGTGCCGCAAGGCTTCCCCGCCATCGATGAGGGGGTGGCGGACGCTCTCCGGCAGCATGCGCAGACGGTCCACGTCGGCCATTCCTCGACGATGCTCGCCCAGGCTGCCGAGCTGAGGCCGCAGCTGGTGCTCGTCATGAACGGCCTGCACGTGTTCCCGCCGGACCATGCCGAGCAGATCGCGGCGATCCGCGCGCTCGGCATCCGCACGGCGATCTGGTTCGCGGACGATCCGTACTTCACCCGCGAGACGGCTCGGCTCGCGCCGCTCTACGACGTCGTCTTCACGCATGAGCTCGAGGCGGTGCCGTTCTACCGGGCGAGCGGAGCGGCGAACGCGCATTACCTGCCGCTCGGAGCGAACCCGGCGGTATTCCACGCGAAGCCGGTCGGCCAGGAGTACCGCAGCGACGTCTTTTTCGTCGGCACGGGCTTCTGGAACCGGATCCGGCTGCTCAACGAGGTGCTGCCGGCGCTGGAAGGCCGCAAGGTCGTCCTCGCGGGCGGCGAGTGGGAGCGGCTCGCCCGCTACTCTCGCTACAAGCCGTTCATCCGGCCCGGCTTCATGCCGGTCGAGGAGACGGTGAACTTTTACAACGGGGCGAAGATCGTCCTGAACATCCACCGCACGACCGAGCCGGGCTCCGACAACCATAACGATGCCGGACTCCGGGGAGCGTCGATCAACCCGCGGACGTACGAGATTTCGGCCTGCGGCACGCTGCAGCTGACCGACATCCGGGACGATCTGTCCCAGTATTACGAGCCGGGCCGGGAGCTGGACGTGTTCCGCACGCCGGCCGAGCTGACCGCCAAGATCCTCCACTACCTCGACCGAGAGGACGAGAGGCGGCGGATCGCCGTGCTCGGCATGCTCCGCACGATGCGGGACCATGCCTACGCCGGCAGGGTCGGCACGCTGCTCGACCTTGCCGGATGCTGA
- a CDS encoding CgeB family protein has product MAVTSMRGKRARPSRPARPGAAAVRRSRPPLLDAEVQSGREAGFAAGVEHGRWQGKCEAALSQLPYAPPVFPIHVLFVATAKGYPYSPLDSAIADTLRSMTARLSITDTQQPVVQLAKELRPDAVIVLDGLQYPTEQVDAIRALGIRTAVWFTDDPYYSDITRKLAPHYDFVFTLESNTVEFYRQLGCPNVTYLPLGVNPAEFRPRNPDLSLRREISFVGSAYHKRVDFFNQITPYLATRDIAISGLWWERLRDYRLLQPKIRAGHWMDPLETAATYNGAKIVINMHRAHDDETFNSNSAQLTAVSPNPRTFEISACGTLQLTDVRDDLARFYEPGVEIATYASPQELVEKIDYYLNHEEERQAIALRGLCRTMKEHTYAHRLTTMLSVMFPS; this is encoded by the coding sequence GTGGCTGTAACATCCATGCGCGGCAAGCGCGCCCGTCCAAGCCGACCGGCGCGTCCGGGAGCCGCTGCCGTCCGGAGGAGCCGGCCGCCGCTCCTGGACGCCGAAGTCCAGAGCGGACGGGAAGCAGGCTTCGCGGCCGGAGTGGAGCACGGAAGATGGCAGGGCAAGTGCGAGGCTGCCTTGAGCCAGCTGCCGTACGCGCCTCCGGTCTTTCCGATCCACGTCCTGTTCGTCGCGACGGCGAAAGGCTACCCCTACTCGCCGCTCGATTCGGCGATCGCCGATACGCTCCGCTCGATGACCGCGAGGCTGAGCATCACCGACACGCAGCAGCCGGTCGTGCAGCTGGCCAAGGAGCTGCGGCCGGACGCGGTCATCGTGCTCGACGGGCTGCAATATCCGACCGAGCAGGTGGACGCGATCCGCGCGCTCGGCATCCGCACCGCCGTCTGGTTCACGGACGATCCGTACTACTCCGACATCACCCGCAAGCTCGCCCCCCATTACGACTTCGTATTCACGCTCGAGAGCAACACGGTCGAATTCTACCGGCAACTCGGCTGCCCGAACGTCACCTACCTGCCGCTCGGCGTCAATCCCGCCGAGTTCCGCCCCCGCAATCCGGACCTGTCGCTGCGCCGCGAGATCAGCTTCGTCGGCTCGGCCTACCACAAGCGCGTCGACTTCTTCAATCAGATCACGCCTTACCTCGCGACCCGAGACATCGCCATCTCCGGCCTCTGGTGGGAGCGTCTGCGGGATTACCGGCTGCTCCAGCCGAAAATCCGCGCCGGCCACTGGATGGACCCGCTGGAGACGGCCGCCACGTACAACGGGGCGAAAATCGTCATCAACATGCACCGCGCGCATGACGACGAGACGTTCAACAGCAACAGCGCGCAGCTGACGGCCGTATCGCCGAACCCGCGCACGTTCGAAATCTCGGCCTGCGGCACGCTGCAGCTGACGGACGTGCGGGACGATCTCGCCCGCTTCTACGAGCCGGGCGTGGAGATCGCGACCTATGCCTCGCCGCAGGAGCTCGTCGAGAAGATCGACTACTACCTGAACCACGAGGAAGAGCGGCAGGCGATCGCCTTGCGCGGCTTGTGCCGGACGATGAAGGAGCACACCTATGCCCACCGGCTGACGACGATGCTCTCCGTCATGTTCCCGTCATGA
- a CDS encoding glycosyltransferase family 4 protein — protein MEFRPRLLFFSHIGSPEAITGAEKLLLSTVLELSSVADCTLAVPEEGILSGRAAAAGIPVRVTGHVPIYYSMYMGLPSVPDEVEEGTGSAAMEGVYRLLLDVRPHAVWVNTCVHPLPAIAAKRLGIPVVWCLTETMRPAAGGGPTMKLIEQHADRVIGISASTLRPLASPLAASRSEVLLPGVDTASFKPWTWAASRSVRRAELGLQERHVLVGFIASHLYENKGLEHFLAAAGLAAASRPDLRFVVIGNPVDAEYAARCSRIADASGLSARLAWLPFEPDVSRAYPAMDVLVVPSIVEEGFGMTALEGLLFGKPVVAYASGGLAEILHATGNADWLAPMADYAGLAERIGRLADNAPLRLAAGAHSGAAALAVFGMPAYRGRLLASLERLRLPRLPEPRLVHGSGPERGLLAGWTLRPIANPEAEAAAGLGGLARAALPDGVLALLPRGEPIGSPPPQPQPELEPPAAEPPAAAGDRAAGGRRRARLRRGKAGRARRRARPGRRSRAARRGRAGGAPRRRKSGSAGRRAGGKKR, from the coding sequence ATGGAGTTCCGGCCGAGGCTGCTGTTCTTCTCCCATATCGGCAGTCCCGAGGCGATCACCGGGGCGGAGAAGCTGCTGCTGTCCACCGTCCTTGAGCTGTCGTCCGTCGCCGACTGCACGCTTGCCGTGCCCGAAGAAGGCATCCTGTCCGGCCGCGCCGCCGCCGCGGGCATCCCGGTCCGCGTGACGGGGCATGTGCCGATCTACTACTCGATGTACATGGGGCTGCCGAGCGTCCCGGACGAGGTCGAGGAGGGGACGGGGAGCGCCGCGATGGAAGGAGTGTACCGGCTTCTGCTGGATGTCCGTCCGCACGCGGTCTGGGTGAACACCTGCGTCCACCCGCTGCCGGCGATCGCTGCCAAGCGGCTCGGCATCCCGGTCGTCTGGTGCCTCACCGAGACGATGCGTCCGGCCGCGGGCGGCGGGCCGACGATGAAGCTGATCGAGCAGCATGCCGACCGCGTCATCGGCATCTCCGCCTCGACGCTGCGGCCGCTCGCCTCGCCGCTTGCGGCATCCCGCTCGGAAGTGCTGCTGCCCGGCGTGGACACGGCTTCGTTCAAGCCGTGGACCTGGGCCGCCAGCCGCAGCGTCCGGCGAGCCGAGCTCGGCCTGCAGGAGCGGCATGTGCTCGTGGGGTTCATCGCCTCGCATCTGTACGAGAACAAGGGGCTGGAGCACTTCCTGGCCGCTGCCGGTCTGGCGGCCGCCTCGCGGCCCGACCTGCGCTTCGTCGTCATCGGCAACCCGGTCGACGCGGAGTACGCCGCCCGCTGCTCGCGCATCGCGGATGCGTCGGGACTGTCGGCCCGCCTTGCGTGGCTGCCCTTCGAGCCGGACGTGTCGCGCGCCTACCCGGCGATGGACGTCCTGGTCGTGCCGAGCATCGTGGAGGAAGGCTTCGGCATGACGGCGCTGGAGGGTCTGCTGTTCGGCAAGCCGGTCGTCGCGTACGCCTCCGGCGGACTCGCGGAAATTCTGCATGCGACCGGCAACGCCGACTGGCTCGCGCCGATGGCCGATTATGCCGGCCTCGCGGAGCGGATCGGCCGGCTCGCGGACAACGCTCCGCTGCGGCTCGCGGCCGGAGCGCACAGCGGCGCGGCGGCGCTCGCCGTGTTCGGCATGCCCGCCTATCGCGGGCGGCTGCTGGCCAGCCTCGAGCGGCTGCGGCTGCCCCGGCTGCCGGAGCCCCGGCTCGTGCACGGCTCCGGGCCGGAGCGCGGCCTGCTCGCCGGCTGGACGCTGCGGCCGATCGCGAACCCGGAGGCGGAGGCGGCAGCCGGCCTCGGCGGCTTGGCGCGAGCCGCGCTGCCGGACGGCGTGCTGGCGCTGCTGCCCCGAGGCGAGCCGATCGGCTCGCCGCCGCCGCAGCCGCAGCCGGAGCTGGAGCCGCCGGCCGCGGAGCCGCCCGCTGCGGCCGGCGATCGCGCCGCCGGCGGCCGCAGGCGGGCCCGGCTGCGGCGCGGCAAGGCCGGCCGCGCGCGGCGGCGAGCCCGCCCCGGCCGCCGCAGCCGCGCGGCTCGGCGCGGCCGTGCCGGCGGCGCTCCGCGCCGCCGCAAGTCCGGCTCCGCCGGCCGTCGGGCCGGCGGGAAGAAGCGGTAG